A stretch of DNA from Candidatus Cloacimonadota bacterium:
TATATAAACAAAAAAACTTCCCAACAACTTTATGATGAAAAGATGAAAAGATTTCTCGCTGACCGTTATGTGGAAGGAATTTGTCCGCATTGCGGAGCAGAAGGAGCTCGAGGAGATCAGTGTGATGCCTGTGGTAAATTGATCGATGCTGTGAACCTGATCAACCCGAAAAGCAAGATTTCCGGAGAAACTCCAGTTATTAAAGAAACTACACATTGGTATTTGAATTTGCCGAAATTTGAAGCGGAACTTCGCGAATGGTTGAAAACAAAAAAATATTGGAAAGACAATGTTCGAAATTTTATTTTGAGTTGGCTGAATGAAGGCTTGATCGAAAGGGCAATCACACGAGATATTGATTGGGGAGTTCCTGTTCCTCTTGAAAATGCTGACGGGAAAGTTTTATATGTCTGGTTTGATGCTCCTATCGGTTATATTTCTTCAACTAAAGAATGGGCGATCAAACAAGGAAAACCTGAACTATGGAAAAATTACTGGCTCGATCCGGAAACGAAACTGATCCACTTTCTCGGGAAAGATAACATTCCATTTCATACAATAATCTGGCCTGCCATGTTATCCAAACAAAAAGATAAATATGTGCTTCCTTACGATGTTCCTGCAAATGAATTTCTTAATTTGGAAGGAAAGAAGATCTCGACCAGCAGGAACTGGGTTATCTGGGTGAAGGATTTCCTGAAATACTTTCCGGGAGAATTGTTGCGATATGTTTTGGCTGTTAATGCTCCCGAAACTAAAGACAGCGATTTCAGTTGGAAGGACTTCCAGAACAGAATCAATACTGAACTAAATAATATTCTGGGAAACTTGGCGAACAGGACTTTTGTCTTTTCTAAAAAATATTTCGAGGGAGTAATAACCAAGCCGGAGATTTTAACAGAAATTTCTTTGAAGACACTTGCAGAAGCAAAATATCTGACGGACCAAATCGAGAAAAGTTATAATAAATACCAAGTTAGGAAATCTGCGAAATTGTTGATGGATATTGCTCGCATCGGCAACAAATATTTCGATGAAACACAGCCGTGGGTTTCTATCAAATCAGAAAAAGAAAAGGCAGGAGAGACTCTTTATGTTTGTACAGAATTATTAAGAATGATCTCAATCGTTGGAACTCCGATCATTCCCAAAAGTATGAAAAAACTGCGAAAAATGATGACTCTCTCCAAAGAATTTTCCTGGTCTGATATTCAGAATCCGATTGAATCGATCGAGTTGGCAAAAGTGAAACCTTTGTTCAGGAAAATCGAAGATAAAGAAATTGAAGAACAGGTAAAATTATTAGAGAAGAATCTGGTTCCGGAAAAACCAAAGCTCGAGCATAAACCTTTGATCTCTTATGAAGATTTTATGAAAATGGAATTTCGAGTTGTCAAAATTCTGGAAGCGGAAAATATCAAAAAATCCAAGAAATTACTCAAACTAAAAGTAAATATAGGAGACGAAATCCGTAGTGTTGTAGCAGGAATTTCCGAATATTACAAACCGGAAGATGTGATCGGGAAAAAAGTAGCCATGTTGATCAATCTTCAGCCGCGAAAAGTGATGGGAGTAGAATCGCAGGCAATGATCTTGGCTACTCATGATGATGGAAAACTAACGATAATTATACCGGAAAAAGATGTTAAAGAAGGAAGTGAGATTTCTTGATAGAACACAGATGATACGGATTGAGCTGATCTTCACTGATAAAAAGAAAAATGTATAATAATAAGAAACCTTTACTACATTCAGAAATTACTGATAAAATTCTAAATGCTTTCTATTTTGTTTCTAATAAATTAGGATATGGTTTTCTGGAAAAGGTTTATGAAAATGCTTTAGTTATAAAATTGAGAGAATTTGATTTGAAAGTTATTCAAAAAAAAATTAAAAGTCTTTTTTGAAGGAAAACTGGTTGGTGATTATTTTGCTGATTTAATTATAAATGATAAAGTGATTGTCGAACTAAAAGTTGCAGAAAATCTCTGTGATGAACATTATTACCAATTAGTTAATTATTTGAAAGCAACGAATAAGGAAGTTGGATTGTTATTAAATTTTGGAAAAGAACCTCAATTTAAAAGAGCAATATTTACTAATGATAGAAAATAAGGGAACACATAAAGAATACTGATGATACAGATTGAACGGATGCTTGCAGATAAGAATTTTATTTTTTTTGTAAAAGAACATGATTAAAGAAATGATAATAAAGGATATTATCAATTCTAATTTAATCCGTGTTAATCAGTATTATCCGTGTCATCCGTGTTCCATAAAAGGGAAAATATGGTTAAACTCAAGAAAGAATTAAAACTACTCGATGTTTTCTGTATTGCAGCAGGAGCAATGATCAGTTCCGGTTTGTTCATCCTTCCGGGATTAGCTTATTTCAAATCCGGTCCGGCTGTTATTGTTGCTTATTTGATCGCTGGGATTTTGGTTCTTCCATCGATGTTAAGCAAAGCTGAACTTTCAAC
This window harbors:
- a CDS encoding methionine--tRNA ligase, with the protein product MQKREKILVTSALTYANGPLHIGHIAGSYLNADIFTRFKKLQNAEIIYVGGTDDHGAPISIKAEEEGISPQELVDKYNKSMREDLKGIGIEQDYFSATSTEEHNKLSQDFFLNLLEAGYINKKTSQQLYDEKMKRFLADRYVEGICPHCGAEGARGDQCDACGKLIDAVNLINPKSKISGETPVIKETTHWYLNLPKFEAELREWLKTKKYWKDNVRNFILSWLNEGLIERAITRDIDWGVPVPLENADGKVLYVWFDAPIGYISSTKEWAIKQGKPELWKNYWLDPETKLIHFLGKDNIPFHTIIWPAMLSKQKDKYVLPYDVPANEFLNLEGKKISTSRNWVIWVKDFLKYFPGELLRYVLAVNAPETKDSDFSWKDFQNRINTELNNILGNLANRTFVFSKKYFEGVITKPEILTEISLKTLAEAKYLTDQIEKSYNKYQVRKSAKLLMDIARIGNKYFDETQPWVSIKSEKEKAGETLYVCTELLRMISIVGTPIIPKSMKKLRKMMTLSKEFSWSDIQNPIESIELAKVKPLFRKIEDKEIEEQVKLLEKNLVPEKPKLEHKPLISYEDFMKMEFRVVKILEAENIKKSKKLLKLKVNIGDEIRSVVAGISEYYKPEDVIGKKVAMLINLQPRKVMGVESQAMILATHDDGKLTIIIPEKDVKEGSEIS